From a region of the Bifidobacteriaceae bacterium genome:
- a CDS encoding transporter substrate-binding domain-containing protein, translating to MKKLSALIALSFALPLGLAACGGSGDQDGSGEGGETSKTLRVGMEAAYAPFNWTQKDDSNGAVKIDGGGWAGGYDVQMAKLVAQHMGREIVVVKTSWDGLIPALQSGKIDMIVAGMSPTEERKEAIDFSEDYYTSDVVIVVKKDSPLAGAKSLEDFKDAKITAQISTIHYDQYLDEIAGVNKQTALQDFPTMILAVKSGKVDGYISERPGALSAVASNPDLAFAAFEDGEGFKDHPTIAIGLKKGSDLLEDVNAALGSISEQQREQLMEQAVKDQPGTE from the coding sequence ATGAAGAAACTTTCGGCCCTGATCGCATTGTCCTTCGCGCTGCCGTTGGGGCTGGCGGCCTGCGGCGGATCCGGGGATCAAGACGGCTCTGGCGAGGGCGGCGAGACCTCCAAGACTCTCCGCGTCGGCATGGAGGCGGCGTACGCGCCGTTCAACTGGACTCAGAAGGACGATTCGAACGGCGCGGTCAAGATTGACGGCGGCGGCTGGGCGGGCGGCTACGACGTGCAAATGGCGAAGCTGGTGGCCCAGCACATGGGCCGGGAGATCGTGGTGGTGAAGACCAGTTGGGACGGGTTGATCCCGGCCCTGCAGTCCGGCAAGATCGACATGATCGTGGCCGGGATGAGCCCAACCGAGGAACGCAAAGAGGCGATCGACTTCTCCGAGGACTACTACACCTCGGACGTGGTGATCGTGGTCAAGAAGGACTCCCCGCTGGCCGGCGCCAAGTCGCTGGAGGATTTCAAGGACGCCAAGATCACCGCCCAGATCTCGACCATCCATTACGACCAGTACCTGGATGAGATCGCGGGCGTGAACAAGCAGACGGCGCTGCAGGACTTCCCCACCATGATCCTGGCGGTCAAGTCCGGCAAGGTTGACGGCTACATCTCGGAGCGGCCGGGCGCGCTGAGCGCGGTCGCGTCGAACCCCGACCTGGCGTTCGCGGCGTTTGAGGACGGCGAGGGATTCAAGGACCACCCGACAATCGCGATCGGCTTGAAGAAGGGCTCCGACCTGTTGGAAGACGTGAACGCGGCACTGGGGTCGATCTCCGAGCAGCAGCGGGAGCAACTGATGGAGCAGGCGGTCAAGGACCAGCCCGGAACAGAATGA
- a CDS encoding DUF805 domain-containing protein — protein MTYPGPPASAGAPVPLDQPYYGASMGVAIVRFFKKYATFSGRASRSEYWWWFLFATIVGFVITIPFVVWLFGMLPSFFELLADTMDAQSYGYSEPDPALYLRGHEPGGLAMASLAAASIWSLATFVPTLAINWRRLHDAGFSGAFYLLNLANLGIVPLIMCILASKPQGARFDQNATGYPTAPPAGYGPPPTGYGQPYAPPGYGYPPPAAPPPAQPYGAPPQPPVPAPEIGPDGLPRYPG, from the coding sequence ATGACATATCCCGGTCCACCCGCTTCCGCCGGCGCCCCGGTGCCGCTAGACCAGCCCTACTACGGCGCCTCGATGGGCGTGGCGATTGTGCGCTTCTTCAAGAAATACGCCACGTTCTCCGGCCGCGCCTCCAGGTCCGAATACTGGTGGTGGTTCCTATTCGCGACCATTGTCGGCTTTGTCATCACCATTCCGTTCGTGGTGTGGCTGTTCGGGATGCTGCCGTCCTTTTTCGAGTTGCTGGCGGACACCATGGACGCCCAGTCCTACGGCTATTCGGAACCCGACCCGGCGTTGTACCTGCGCGGCCACGAGCCGGGCGGCCTGGCCATGGCGTCCCTCGCTGCAGCCTCCATCTGGAGCTTGGCAACTTTCGTTCCGACTCTGGCCATCAACTGGCGGCGCCTTCACGACGCGGGCTTTTCAGGCGCGTTCTATCTGCTCAACCTGGCCAACCTGGGCATTGTTCCGCTGATCATGTGCATCTTGGCCTCGAAGCCTCAGGGTGCCCGTTTCGACCAGAACGCCACCGGCTATCCAACGGCGCCGCCAGCGGGTTACGGCCCCCCGCCAACCGGCTATGGCCAGCCCTACGCGCCGCCCGGCTACGGCTACCCCCCGCCGGCCGCTCCGCCACCGGCCCAGCCTTACGGCGCTCCGCCCCAGCCTCCGGTCCCTGCGCCCGAGATCGGCCCGGACGGCCTGCCTAGATACCCCGGCTGA
- a CDS encoding sodium:alanine symporter family protein — protein sequence MQGFSDVVTKIDDFVWSIWLLIPLLFITGLVLTIRLKGMQFTKLWPALKLGLFTRKDPGSAGDISQYQALTTALAATVGVGNIVGVATAIGIGGPGALFWMWITGLLGMASKYAEAFLGSKYRETDARGEVVGGPQVYLQKAIKGPLGKILALSFAVFGALAAFGIGNGTQVDAMTTNMKEAFGIPELATGVLVMILVGLTLIGGIKSIGRVTAAFVPFMIVVYILAGLVILAMNATAIPEAFALVFTDAFTGTAETGEAVGDFLGAGIGLAIQKGMARGIFSNESGMGSAAIVAAAAKTSHPVRQGLVSMTQTFIDTIIVVSFTGLVILTSGVWQNTAVKDDGERLNGQLTNAAFEQTIGSPGPAIVAICVVFFALSTVIGWSYYGERCAVRLLGIKAQMPYRIVFTALIVVWAVLPASTIWNIADILNGLMALPNLIGLLILSGMIARETKHYLSLDPDLTKNNVKPSALEAISFEVKWTPAPKRVAHR from the coding sequence GTGCAAGGTTTCTCTGATGTCGTCACCAAGATCGACGATTTCGTCTGGAGCATCTGGCTTCTCATCCCGCTGCTGTTCATCACCGGCCTGGTGCTGACCATTCGGCTCAAAGGCATGCAGTTCACCAAACTGTGGCCCGCGCTGAAGCTCGGCCTGTTCACGCGCAAAGATCCGGGTTCTGCGGGCGACATCTCGCAGTACCAGGCGTTGACCACCGCGTTGGCGGCGACTGTGGGCGTGGGCAACATTGTGGGCGTGGCGACGGCCATCGGGATCGGCGGCCCGGGCGCCTTGTTCTGGATGTGGATCACGGGCCTGCTGGGCATGGCCTCGAAGTACGCGGAGGCCTTCCTGGGCTCCAAGTACCGGGAAACGGACGCGCGCGGCGAGGTGGTCGGCGGACCGCAGGTCTACCTGCAAAAGGCGATCAAGGGACCGCTCGGCAAGATCCTCGCTCTGAGCTTCGCGGTCTTCGGCGCGTTGGCGGCGTTCGGGATCGGCAACGGCACCCAAGTCGACGCGATGACCACAAACATGAAGGAGGCTTTCGGAATTCCGGAGCTTGCCACAGGCGTCCTGGTGATGATTCTGGTCGGGTTGACCCTGATCGGCGGCATCAAGTCGATCGGCCGCGTGACGGCGGCCTTCGTTCCGTTCATGATCGTGGTCTACATCCTGGCCGGCCTGGTCATCCTGGCCATGAACGCGACCGCCATCCCGGAGGCCTTCGCGTTGGTGTTCACCGACGCGTTCACCGGCACCGCCGAGACGGGGGAGGCAGTCGGCGACTTCCTGGGCGCCGGAATCGGCCTGGCGATCCAAAAGGGCATGGCCCGGGGCATCTTCTCCAACGAATCCGGGATGGGTTCGGCCGCCATTGTGGCCGCGGCCGCCAAGACCTCGCACCCGGTGCGCCAGGGGCTGGTGTCAATGACCCAGACCTTTATCGACACGATCATCGTGGTGTCCTTCACCGGCCTGGTGATCCTGACCAGCGGGGTGTGGCAGAACACGGCGGTCAAGGATGACGGCGAGCGGCTGAACGGGCAGTTGACCAATGCGGCGTTCGAGCAGACCATTGGCAGCCCGGGCCCCGCGATAGTGGCCATTTGCGTGGTCTTCTTCGCCCTGTCCACCGTGATCGGCTGGTCCTATTACGGCGAGCGTTGCGCGGTCCGACTGCTCGGTATCAAGGCGCAGATGCCGTATCGGATTGTTTTCACGGCGCTGATCGTGGTCTGGGCGGTCTTGCCGGCCAGCACCATCTGGAACATCGCGGACATCCTGAACGGCCTGATGGCGCTGCCCAACCTGATCGGCCTGCTGATCCTCAGCGGAATGATCGCGCGGGAGACCAAGCACTACCTGTCGCTGGACCCGGACTTGACCAAGAACAACGTCAAGCCTTCGGCGCTGGAGGCGATCTCCTTCGAAGTCAAGTGGACGCCCGCTCCAAAGCGGGTCGCACACCGCTAG
- a CDS encoding amino acid ABC transporter permease, whose amino-acid sequence MTYLAAAAGDRTFLEWIAYIFQEYWPWLLKGVGVTMFLALTGTVVGVVLGLGVGVVRTIPADRHSSGPAKRVLLKAVSILLGIYVEVFRGTPMMVQAMVVYFGLGMAFQIDFNVVTAGLLVVSINTGAYMAEIVRGGIQSVDVGQTEAAKAVGMGHWATMRGVILPQAIRNILPATGNEFVINIKDTSVLMVIGTSELFFQGKSIDGILYQTFPVYLLVAAIYLVLTFSTTRLLRLLERRLEGPENFTLATSSTVPESILRPGGDNYGSRTR is encoded by the coding sequence ATGACCTATTTGGCCGCCGCGGCGGGTGACCGGACCTTCCTGGAGTGGATCGCCTACATTTTCCAGGAGTACTGGCCGTGGCTGTTGAAGGGCGTGGGAGTGACCATGTTCCTGGCCCTCACCGGAACGGTGGTGGGCGTTGTGCTGGGATTGGGCGTCGGGGTGGTGCGGACCATCCCGGCGGACCGCCACAGCTCCGGTCCGGCCAAACGCGTGCTGCTGAAAGCCGTGAGCATTCTCTTGGGAATCTACGTTGAGGTGTTCCGGGGGACCCCCATGATGGTTCAGGCGATGGTTGTGTACTTCGGCCTGGGCATGGCGTTCCAGATCGACTTCAACGTGGTGACGGCGGGGCTGCTGGTGGTCTCGATCAACACGGGCGCTTACATGGCGGAGATCGTCCGCGGCGGGATTCAGTCGGTGGACGTCGGCCAGACGGAGGCCGCCAAAGCCGTCGGTATGGGCCACTGGGCCACCATGCGCGGGGTCATCTTGCCGCAGGCGATCCGCAACATCCTGCCCGCCACCGGCAACGAGTTCGTCATCAACATCAAGGACACTTCGGTGCTGATGGTGATCGGCACCTCGGAGTTGTTCTTCCAAGGCAAGTCGATCGACGGCATCCTGTACCAGACGTTCCCGGTCTATTTGCTGGTGGCGGCCATCTACCTGGTGCTGACTTTCTCCACGACGCGGTTGCTCCGCCTCTTGGAGCGCCGACTGGAGGGACCGGAGAACTTCACGCTGGCGACTTCCTCGACCGTCCCGGAGTCGATTCTGCGCCCTGGGGGTGACAACTATGGCAGCCGAACCCGCTGA
- a CDS encoding TPM domain-containing protein has protein sequence MTGAGAIRRGLARLAALRLAALRLAALRLAALGLAAVWLTVATASGAWADGSAGTGDVRAHLWDRAGLLTGVQEATLEQELERLSAEHGADFVIVTVPSLGMRTATEFADDYFSFGPDPENPDQPGRNPDAGWGQGGDKSGILFLVAPEGRHWALATHGDAIDVYTDAVQDRIMGQVLPYLGRDDWYGGFQEFLSGAGQAYSDAGRFRWEIVALAAVAGGLIGGFVPVTLWRRQLKTVRPAPDASDYLDPASLRLTAQTEVLVSQNTSVHYNQQHGRSGWGGGGGGGSSIHFGSSGSRFGGSSGRF, from the coding sequence GTGACCGGGGCGGGCGCGATCCGCCGGGGCCTTGCCCGCCTTGCGGCTCTGCGACTGGCGGCTCTGCGACTGGCCGCTCTGCGACTGGCCGCGCTGGGACTGGCGGCGGTTTGGCTGACGGTGGCGACGGCATCGGGCGCGTGGGCGGACGGCTCCGCTGGGACCGGCGACGTCCGGGCGCACCTCTGGGACAGAGCCGGCCTGCTGACTGGCGTGCAGGAGGCGACCCTGGAGCAGGAACTTGAGCGGCTCAGCGCCGAACACGGGGCGGACTTCGTGATAGTGACCGTGCCTTCGCTGGGGATGCGCACGGCCACCGAGTTCGCGGACGACTACTTCAGCTTCGGCCCCGACCCGGAGAACCCCGACCAGCCTGGCCGCAATCCGGACGCTGGCTGGGGGCAGGGCGGCGACAAGTCGGGAATCCTCTTCCTGGTGGCCCCGGAGGGGCGCCATTGGGCCCTGGCCACCCACGGTGACGCGATCGACGTTTACACAGACGCCGTCCAGGACCGGATCATGGGCCAAGTCCTGCCCTACCTGGGGCGGGATGACTGGTACGGGGGCTTCCAAGAGTTCCTCAGCGGGGCTGGCCAGGCCTACTCAGACGCCGGCCGCTTCCGCTGGGAGATCGTGGCCCTGGCGGCGGTGGCGGGCGGACTGATCGGCGGCTTTGTGCCCGTGACCCTCTGGCGGCGCCAACTCAAGACCGTGCGGCCAGCCCCGGACGCCAGCGACTACTTGGACCCCGCCTCCCTCCGCCTAACCGCCCAGACCGAGGTCCTGGTCAGCCAGAACACCTCCGTCCACTACAACCAGCAGCACGGCCGCTCCGGCTGGGGCGGGGGCGGAGGCGGAGGCTCCTCAATCCACTTCGGCTCCTCCGGCTCCCGCTTCGGCGGCTCCTCCGGCAGGTTCTGA
- a CDS encoding TFIIB-type zinc ribbon-containing protein, whose amino-acid sequence MLITVGALRELIDPHSLPEGAAVAQGLDYKCPHCGGNLAYNAEAGLLVCDNCGSRFDPTAWQTPQQAQPGPTPAPEAEEPPAPWPPPQFNQYACRSCGAVVAAAATEAAGTCPYCRSPIVIAEQLAGELAPELVVPFRTTREQAVAALNGLYGKKRLLPKVFSAQNFIDEVKGVYVPFWLFDFETKILEQYDARDVSTQHWGNTSHTTTRHYAAHRVGEARFLGVPVDGSINMPDAIMESIEPFDLTRAVPFKPTYLPGFLAERYNVDSEMATVRARERLDKTAGSIFRNTVTGHQSVSLVGSKVTVNETRLHLALLPVWVLTTVWRGERFTFAMNGQTGRIVGDLPLDRAAYWRWFAILASSAAVVAGAIAALAVGL is encoded by the coding sequence GTGCTGATAACCGTTGGCGCTCTGCGAGAATTGATTGACCCCCACTCGTTGCCCGAAGGAGCCGCCGTGGCGCAAGGCCTGGACTACAAGTGCCCCCACTGCGGGGGCAATCTGGCCTACAACGCCGAGGCGGGCCTGCTGGTCTGCGACAACTGCGGCTCAAGGTTTGACCCCACCGCGTGGCAGACGCCCCAACAGGCCCAGCCCGGACCTACCCCGGCGCCCGAGGCCGAGGAGCCGCCCGCGCCCTGGCCGCCACCCCAATTCAACCAGTACGCCTGCCGCTCCTGCGGTGCCGTGGTCGCGGCCGCCGCGACCGAAGCCGCCGGGACCTGCCCCTACTGCCGCAGCCCAATAGTGATCGCCGAGCAGCTGGCCGGCGAGCTCGCCCCGGAATTGGTGGTCCCCTTCAGAACCACGCGCGAGCAGGCCGTAGCCGCCTTGAACGGCCTCTACGGCAAGAAGCGCCTGCTGCCCAAAGTCTTCTCCGCTCAGAACTTCATCGACGAGGTCAAGGGCGTCTACGTCCCGTTCTGGTTGTTCGACTTCGAGACCAAGATTCTGGAGCAGTACGACGCCAGAGACGTGTCGACCCAGCACTGGGGCAACACCAGTCACACCACCACCAGGCACTATGCCGCCCACCGGGTCGGCGAGGCCCGCTTCCTGGGCGTCCCGGTGGACGGCTCGATCAACATGCCGGACGCCATCATGGAGTCGATCGAACCCTTCGACCTCACCCGCGCCGTCCCGTTCAAACCGACCTATCTGCCCGGTTTCCTGGCCGAACGCTACAACGTGGACTCCGAGATGGCGACCGTGCGGGCGCGCGAACGCCTGGACAAGACCGCGGGTTCGATCTTTCGGAACACCGTCACGGGACACCAGAGCGTCTCCCTGGTCGGCTCGAAGGTGACGGTCAACGAGACGCGCCTGCACTTGGCCCTTCTGCCGGTCTGGGTGCTCACAACGGTTTGGAGAGGCGAACGCTTCACGTTCGCCATGAACGGCCAGACCGGGCGGATAGTCGGAGACCTGCCACTGGACCGCGCCGCCTATTGGCGGTGGTTCGCCATCCTGGCGAGCTCGGCCGCCGTGGTGGCCGGGGCGATCGCGGCGCTGGCGGTGGGATTGTGA
- a CDS encoding aminoglycoside 6-adenylyltransferase, which translates to MPTNYREIIRQLTPLLRDSEAVLGAAVIGSRASDAPDSAADLDLLVFAAEPEALLADNAWISRLGRIWASTVDRTFPELPVKRLLLDDAAQVDLLILAPEAPDQLGPGARAVLADIARRGFDALKEGGPVPEGLAKLAEESGAGLRARPSQDQFSQLVARFWIDAARAARRLGRGEVWAARRIVDGFMKDALVELQAWVIRALKGPDCDTYWRGRHLEQWVTPRFAEDLAATFGPLEAEAVRRDLTETMDQFRLLAIQAASRWSLDYAENLDRRVTVWVRIWE; encoded by the coding sequence GTGCCTACCAATTACCGCGAGATCATCCGCCAATTGACGCCCCTCCTGCGGGATTCCGAAGCGGTGCTTGGCGCCGCGGTGATCGGGTCGCGCGCCTCGGACGCCCCCGACTCCGCCGCCGACCTCGACCTGTTGGTCTTCGCCGCCGAACCGGAGGCGTTGTTGGCGGACAACGCTTGGATCAGCCGGTTGGGGCGGATCTGGGCCTCCACCGTGGACCGCACGTTCCCGGAGCTGCCGGTCAAGCGGCTCTTGTTGGACGATGCCGCCCAGGTCGACCTGCTCATCCTCGCGCCGGAGGCGCCCGACCAGTTGGGTCCCGGCGCCCGCGCGGTCCTGGCCGACATTGCCCGGCGCGGGTTTGACGCGCTGAAGGAGGGCGGCCCCGTTCCGGAAGGGCTCGCGAAGCTGGCGGAGGAGTCCGGCGCCGGCTTGCGCGCCCGCCCCTCGCAGGACCAGTTTTCGCAGCTGGTGGCTCGGTTCTGGATCGACGCCGCGCGGGCGGCCCGCCGCCTGGGACGGGGCGAGGTGTGGGCCGCCAGACGCATAGTCGACGGATTTATGAAGGACGCCCTGGTCGAACTCCAGGCCTGGGTGATTCGCGCGTTGAAGGGTCCCGACTGCGACACCTATTGGCGCGGGCGCCACCTCGAGCAATGGGTGACCCCGCGCTTCGCCGAGGACCTGGCGGCGACGTTCGGGCCGTTGGAGGCGGAGGCCGTGCGCCGCGACCTGACTGAAACCATGGACCAATTCCGTTTGCTGGCCATCCAGGCCGCCAGTCGTTGGTCGTTGGATTACGCCGAAAACCTGGACCGGCGTGTCACCGTTTGGGTGCGAATCTGGGAGTGA
- a CDS encoding SDR family oxidoreductase, whose translation MSKYRQEGLALDGARVVVTGGGSGIGRRMAVGAARKGSTVAVWDLDRGRAESVAAEIVAEGGRASAFAVDVADRAAVAAAAEQTGPADILINNAGVVSGRPLLEDTPASIDRTLDVNLRSLFWVTQAFLGGMIEQRTGYVVTVASAAGLVAGSKMTDYAASKAGAIAFNEALRNELREAGTGVATMVVCPFYIDTGMFAGVRSRYPLLLPILEPRQVAGAILRGIERGTKQLIMPPLVRSVPLLRLLPVGAFDWVADQLGINESMADFAGREGDRL comes from the coding sequence ATGAGCAAGTATCGTCAAGAGGGGCTGGCGCTTGACGGGGCCAGGGTGGTCGTCACCGGCGGCGGCAGCGGGATTGGCCGGCGGATGGCGGTCGGGGCCGCCCGCAAGGGGTCCACGGTGGCGGTCTGGGACCTGGACCGGGGCCGGGCCGAATCGGTGGCGGCGGAGATCGTGGCCGAGGGCGGCCGGGCCAGCGCTTTTGCCGTGGACGTGGCTGATCGCGCCGCCGTCGCCGCCGCGGCGGAGCAGACCGGGCCGGCCGACATTCTGATCAACAACGCCGGGGTTGTGTCGGGTCGGCCGCTGCTTGAGGACACCCCCGCCTCGATCGACCGGACCCTGGACGTGAACCTGCGGTCGCTGTTCTGGGTCACGCAGGCCTTCCTGGGCGGCATGATCGAACAGCGGACCGGCTACGTGGTCACGGTCGCCTCGGCCGCGGGCCTGGTCGCGGGCTCGAAGATGACGGACTACGCCGCCTCGAAGGCCGGGGCGATCGCCTTCAACGAGGCTTTGCGGAATGAGCTGAGGGAGGCGGGCACGGGGGTGGCCACCATGGTGGTGTGCCCCTTCTACATCGACACGGGCATGTTCGCGGGGGTCCGCTCCCGCTATCCGCTGCTCCTCCCGATCTTGGAGCCCCGCCAGGTGGCGGGCGCCATCCTGCGGGGTATTGAGCGCGGGACCAAGCAACTGATCATGCCGCCCTTGGTGCGCTCAGTCCCACTTCTCCGCCTGCTGCCGGTGGGCGCCTTCGACTGGGTGGCGGACCAACTGGGCATCAACGAGTCGATGGCAGACTTCGCGGGCCGCGAGGGCGACCGCCTATAA
- a CDS encoding amino acid ABC transporter ATP-binding protein, translated as MVETRGLRKSFGQNEILKGIDFTVRPGEVVSVIGASGSGKSTFLRCVNLLEWPTSGEVLYHGQNVLARGYNVRRFRTHLGMVFQQFNLFNNLNVLDNCVIGQVRAAGRSVAEARERALGYLAKVGMDRYVDAKPRQLSGGQKQRVAIARALSMEPEALLFDEPTSALDPEMVGEVLAVMGELAASGLTMVIVTHEMAFARDVSDRVAFMDNGVIAEEGVASEVFASPREARTIEFLARFHAG; from the coding sequence ATCGTCGAAACCCGCGGCCTGCGCAAGTCTTTCGGCCAGAACGAGATCCTCAAAGGCATTGACTTCACGGTGCGGCCGGGCGAGGTGGTGTCCGTGATCGGGGCGTCCGGCTCCGGCAAGTCGACGTTCCTGCGTTGCGTCAACCTGCTCGAATGGCCCACGTCGGGGGAGGTCCTGTACCACGGCCAGAACGTACTGGCGCGAGGCTACAACGTCAGGCGTTTCCGCACGCATCTGGGCATGGTGTTCCAGCAATTCAACCTTTTCAACAACCTGAACGTGCTGGACAACTGCGTGATAGGGCAGGTTCGCGCGGCCGGGCGGAGCGTGGCCGAGGCGCGCGAGCGGGCGCTCGGCTACCTCGCCAAGGTCGGCATGGACCGGTACGTTGACGCCAAACCCCGGCAGCTTTCGGGCGGCCAGAAGCAGCGGGTGGCGATCGCGCGGGCCCTGTCGATGGAGCCCGAAGCCCTGCTCTTCGACGAGCCGACCTCCGCCCTGGACCCGGAAATGGTCGGCGAGGTCTTGGCGGTCATGGGCGAACTGGCGGCGTCCGGGTTGACCATGGTGATCGTGACCCATGAGATGGCCTTCGCCAGGGACGTGTCAGACCGTGTGGCGTTCATGGACAACGGGGTGATCGCGGAGGAGGGTGTGGCCTCAGAGGTCTTCGCCAGCCCGCGCGAGGCGCGGACAATCGAGTTCCTGGCCCGCTTCCACGCCGGTTGA
- a CDS encoding succinate-semialdehyde dehydrogenase (NADP(+)): MTVTSPNPALYRVDPAWNDLAEQVTVSAGRPWRPIVSPIDNAELGRVPVCTPEDVWEAARRARAAGRRWAAASLDRRRGVIERFKDLLVANRDDLLDLVHAENGKSRTDAFEEFLDAVLTAGYYAAKAPKVLGRHRRRGALPVLTSTYVHHVAKGVIGIISPWNYPLTLAVSDAVPALLAGNGVVLKPDSQTPLTALHLVKLLRQAGLPEDLMQVVTGPGAELGLPIIDGSDYLMFTGSTATGRTIAAQCGERLVGCSAELGGKNPLLVLGDAPLGRTVEGAVRACFANSGQLCISVERIYVARPLFEAFAGAFAARAAEMVLGGGGGWDVDMGPLISQAQLDKVRDHVDDAVAKGATVLTGGQRRADLGAFFYEPTVLTGVTDAMTVSRDETFGPVVSIYPVDCDEEAIRLANDTEYGLNASVWTSSAGHGRSVGERLRAGTVNINEGYAAAWGSTDAPMGGFGISGLGRRHGAEGLLKYMEAQTVATERLLAIGPPSWAPRPGYAAVMTVGSRWLHTTAGELIRKVARS, translated from the coding sequence ATGACTGTGACTTCCCCCAACCCCGCGCTCTACCGGGTCGATCCGGCTTGGAACGACCTCGCGGAGCAGGTCACCGTGTCGGCTGGACGCCCCTGGCGGCCCATCGTCAGCCCGATCGACAACGCCGAGTTGGGCCGGGTTCCGGTCTGCACGCCGGAGGACGTGTGGGAGGCGGCCCGGCGGGCGCGCGCGGCGGGCCGGCGGTGGGCGGCCGCGTCCCTGGACCGGCGCCGCGGCGTGATCGAGCGGTTCAAGGACCTGTTGGTCGCCAACCGCGACGACCTCCTCGACCTGGTGCACGCCGAGAACGGCAAGTCCCGCACGGACGCCTTTGAGGAGTTTCTCGATGCGGTGCTGACTGCCGGCTACTACGCGGCGAAAGCTCCCAAAGTCCTTGGACGGCATCGTCGGCGTGGCGCTTTACCGGTGCTGACCAGCACCTACGTCCATCACGTTGCCAAAGGCGTGATCGGGATCATCTCCCCTTGGAACTACCCGCTGACTTTGGCGGTGTCAGACGCCGTGCCGGCGCTGTTGGCCGGGAATGGCGTGGTGCTCAAACCGGACTCGCAGACGCCGCTGACGGCGTTGCACCTGGTCAAACTGCTGCGCCAGGCTGGACTGCCGGAAGATCTGATGCAGGTGGTTACGGGGCCGGGCGCCGAGTTGGGCCTGCCGATCATAGACGGCTCGGACTACCTCATGTTCACCGGCTCGACCGCCACCGGGCGGACCATCGCGGCCCAGTGCGGGGAGCGTCTGGTGGGGTGCAGCGCGGAACTGGGCGGCAAGAACCCGCTGCTGGTGCTGGGAGACGCGCCGCTGGGGCGGACCGTCGAGGGGGCGGTGCGGGCGTGCTTCGCGAATAGCGGCCAGCTTTGCATCTCGGTCGAGCGGATTTACGTGGCGCGCCCCTTGTTCGAGGCGTTCGCGGGGGCTTTCGCCGCCCGCGCCGCGGAAATGGTGCTGGGGGGCGGCGGCGGTTGGGACGTGGACATGGGTCCGCTGATCAGCCAGGCCCAGTTGGACAAGGTGAGGGACCACGTCGACGATGCCGTCGCGAAAGGCGCCACCGTTTTGACCGGCGGCCAGCGACGGGCGGACTTGGGAGCCTTTTTCTACGAGCCCACGGTCCTGACCGGCGTGACTGACGCCATGACGGTCTCGCGGGATGAGACCTTCGGGCCTGTCGTGTCGATCTACCCGGTGGACTGCGACGAAGAGGCGATCCGGTTGGCGAATGACACGGAATACGGGTTGAACGCCTCGGTCTGGACGTCCTCGGCGGGGCACGGCCGGTCGGTCGGCGAACGGCTGCGGGCCGGCACCGTCAACATCAACGAGGGCTACGCGGCGGCGTGGGGCTCCACGGACGCGCCGATGGGCGGCTTTGGCATTTCCGGCCTCGGCCGGCGCCACGGCGCGGAGGGCCTGCTCAAGTACATGGAGGCGCAGACGGTGGCGACTGAGCGGCTGTTGGCGATCGGCCCGCCCAGTTGGGCGCCGCGTCCGGGCTACGCCGCCGTCATGACCGTGGGGTCGCGGTGGCTCCACACGACTGCTGGGGAGCTGATCAGGAAGGTGGCGAGGTCATGA